From one Streptomyces sp. NBC_01478 genomic stretch:
- a CDS encoding FMN-binding protein yields the protein MHPLKKNRPLRRIVLASAVTASGLVMLLALKPHTAPEIAAAPAPAASSSSGASSGTGSSGSTATGTKTVTGETAQTRWGPVQVKITVKNGKITDVTAVQYPSDNPRDQEINSYALPELKSEALAAQSASIDTVSGATYTSDGYRQSLQSALDSAGL from the coding sequence GTGCATCCGTTGAAGAAGAACCGTCCGCTGCGCCGGATCGTGCTGGCGAGCGCGGTCACCGCGTCCGGTCTGGTGATGCTGCTGGCCCTGAAGCCGCACACGGCGCCCGAGATCGCGGCGGCGCCCGCGCCGGCCGCGTCCAGCTCTTCCGGCGCCAGCTCCGGTACGGGTTCGAGCGGTTCGACCGCGACCGGCACCAAGACCGTCACCGGCGAGACCGCGCAGACCCGCTGGGGTCCCGTACAGGTCAAGATCACGGTGAAGAACGGCAAGATCACCGATGTCACCGCGGTCCAGTACCCCTCGGACAATCCGCGCGACCAGGAGATCAACTCCTATGCCCTGCCCGAGTTGAAGAGCGAGGCGCTGGCCGCGCAGAGCGCGAGCATCGACACGGTGTCGGGAGCCACCTACACAAGTGACGGTTACCGCCAGTCACTCCAGTCCGCACTGGACTCCGCGGGCCTCTGA